A window from Physeter macrocephalus isolate SW-GA chromosome 11, ASM283717v5, whole genome shotgun sequence encodes these proteins:
- the RCCD1 gene encoding RCC1 domain-containing protein 1 isoform X1 yields MAEERRGAWFGFGFCGFGQALGSGRGRQVHSPEPLRAPGAGLDVCRVSASWSYTAFVTRGGGQVELSGFTVGAAGGCRDAWASEELLVVLRTGPGPGAGTELQAWAPGSALRGEPLWAQTVPEAEREDGPGGDETQAGPLPLLPCARAYVSPRPPFYRPLAPTLRARRLELGAEHALLLDAAGQVFSWGGGRHGQLGHGTLEAEPEPRLLQALQGLTMAEVAAGGWHSLCVSEAGDIYIWGWNESGQLALPTKSLAEDGKTTAEASGLNEDGSEVKRVAGGEDGAPAPFIAVQPFPALLDLPLGSDAVKASCGSRHTAVVTRTGELYTWGWGKYGQLGHKDTTSLDRPCRVKYFVDKQLQVRTVSCGPWNTYVYAVEKEKS; encoded by the exons ATGGCAGAGGAGCGTCGCGGGGCCTGGTTCGGCTTCGGTTTCTGCGGCTTCGGGCAGGCGCTGGGCTCCGGGCGCGGGCGCCAGGTACACAGCCCCGAGCCTCTGAGGGCGCCGGGCGCGGGCCTCGATGTCTGCCGCGTGAGCGCGAGCTGGAGCTACACCGCCTTCGTGACCC GTGGAGGCGGTCAGGTGGAGCTGTCTGGCTTCACGGTCGGAGCGGCGGGCGGCTGCAGGGACGCGTGGGCGTCGGAGGAGCTCCTGGTGGTGCTGCGCACGGGGCCGGGACCCGGGGCCGGGACGGAGCTGCAGGCCTGGGCGCCCGGTTCGGCGCTGCGCGGGGAGCCCCTCTGGGCCCAGACCGTGCCTGAGGCCGAGCGGGAAGACGGACCGGGCGGCGATGAGACCCAGGCTGGGCCGCTGCCGCTGCTGCCCTGCGCTCGCGCCTACGTGAGCCCGCGGCCGCCCTTCTACCGGCCTCTGGCCCCGACACTGCGGGCGCGCCGGCTGGAGCTGGGCGCTGAGCACGCGTTGCTGCTGGACGCGGCGGGCCAGGTGTTCTCCTGGGGCGGGGGCAG GCACGGACAGCTGGGCCACGGGACTCTGGAGGCAGAGCCGGAGCCGAGGCTGCTGCAGGCGCTGCAGGGCCTAACCATGGCTGAGGTGGCCGCAGGTGGCTGGCACTCTCTGTGTGTGAGTG AGGCTGGGGATATTTATATCTGGGGCTGGAATGAATCAGGGcagctggccctgcccaccaagAGCCTGGCAGAGGATGGAAAGACAACCGCAGAAG CCTCAGGACTGAATGAAGATGGTTCTGAAGTGAAGAGAGTAGCCGGGGGTGAGGATGGAGCCCCCGCCCCCTTCATAGCTGTCCAGCCCTTCCCAGCTTTATTGGACCTCCCCCTGGGCTCAGATGCAGTCAAGGCCAGCTGTGGATCCCGGCACACAGCGGTGGTGACAA GAACGGGGGAGCTCTACACCTGGGGCTGGG GTAAATATGGACAGCTTGGCCACAAAGACACGACCAGCTTGGATCGGCCCTGCCGTGTGAAGTACTTTGTAGATAAGCAACTCCAAGTAAGGACCGTGAGCTGTGGGCCCTGGAACACCTACGTGTATGCTGTGGAAAAAGAGAAGAGCTGA
- the RCCD1 gene encoding RCC1 domain-containing protein 1 isoform X3, whose translation MAEERRGAWFGFGFCGFGQALGSGRGRQVHSPEPLRAPGAGLDVCRVSASWSYTAFVTRGGGQVELSGFTVGAAGGCRDAWASEELLVVLRTGPGPGAGTELQAWAPGSALRGEPLWAQTVPEAEREDGPGGDETQAGPLPLLPCARAYVSPRPPFYRPLAPTLRARRLELGAEHALLLDAAGQVFSWGGGRHGQLGHGTLEAEPEPRLLQALQGLTMAEVAAGGWHSLCVSEAGDIYIWGWNESGQLALPTKSLAEDGKTTAEASGLNEDGSEVKRVAGGEDGAPAPFIAVQPFPALLDLPLGSDAVKASCGSRHTAVVTRTGELYTWGWETTLAPEKLNSGCALLSVSQEALNKSLKLFVCK comes from the exons ATGGCAGAGGAGCGTCGCGGGGCCTGGTTCGGCTTCGGTTTCTGCGGCTTCGGGCAGGCGCTGGGCTCCGGGCGCGGGCGCCAGGTACACAGCCCCGAGCCTCTGAGGGCGCCGGGCGCGGGCCTCGATGTCTGCCGCGTGAGCGCGAGCTGGAGCTACACCGCCTTCGTGACCC GTGGAGGCGGTCAGGTGGAGCTGTCTGGCTTCACGGTCGGAGCGGCGGGCGGCTGCAGGGACGCGTGGGCGTCGGAGGAGCTCCTGGTGGTGCTGCGCACGGGGCCGGGACCCGGGGCCGGGACGGAGCTGCAGGCCTGGGCGCCCGGTTCGGCGCTGCGCGGGGAGCCCCTCTGGGCCCAGACCGTGCCTGAGGCCGAGCGGGAAGACGGACCGGGCGGCGATGAGACCCAGGCTGGGCCGCTGCCGCTGCTGCCCTGCGCTCGCGCCTACGTGAGCCCGCGGCCGCCCTTCTACCGGCCTCTGGCCCCGACACTGCGGGCGCGCCGGCTGGAGCTGGGCGCTGAGCACGCGTTGCTGCTGGACGCGGCGGGCCAGGTGTTCTCCTGGGGCGGGGGCAG GCACGGACAGCTGGGCCACGGGACTCTGGAGGCAGAGCCGGAGCCGAGGCTGCTGCAGGCGCTGCAGGGCCTAACCATGGCTGAGGTGGCCGCAGGTGGCTGGCACTCTCTGTGTGTGAGTG AGGCTGGGGATATTTATATCTGGGGCTGGAATGAATCAGGGcagctggccctgcccaccaagAGCCTGGCAGAGGATGGAAAGACAACCGCAGAAG CCTCAGGACTGAATGAAGATGGTTCTGAAGTGAAGAGAGTAGCCGGGGGTGAGGATGGAGCCCCCGCCCCCTTCATAGCTGTCCAGCCCTTCCCAGCTTTATTGGACCTCCCCCTGGGCTCAGATGCAGTCAAGGCCAGCTGTGGATCCCGGCACACAGCGGTGGTGACAA GAACGGGGGAGCTCTACACCTGGGGCTGGG
- the RCCD1 gene encoding RCC1 domain-containing protein 1 isoform X4, producing the protein MAEERRGAWFGFGFCGFGQALGSGRGRQVHSPEPLRAPGAGLDVCRVSASWSYTAFVTRGGGQVELSGFTVGAAGGCRDAWASEELLVVLRTGPGPGAGTELQAWAPGSALRGEPLWAQTVPEAEREDGPGGDETQAGPLPLLPCARAYVSPRPPFYRPLAPTLRARRLELGAEHALLLDAAGQVFSWGGGRHGQLGHGTLEAEPEPRLLQALQGLTMAEVAAGGWHSLCVSEAGDIYIWGWNESGQLALPTKSLAEDGKTTAEASGLNEDGSEVKRVAGGEDGAPAPFIAVQPFPALLDLPLGSDAVKASCGSRHTAVVTRTGELYTWGWGEKPQGPVERMAKQLISL; encoded by the exons ATGGCAGAGGAGCGTCGCGGGGCCTGGTTCGGCTTCGGTTTCTGCGGCTTCGGGCAGGCGCTGGGCTCCGGGCGCGGGCGCCAGGTACACAGCCCCGAGCCTCTGAGGGCGCCGGGCGCGGGCCTCGATGTCTGCCGCGTGAGCGCGAGCTGGAGCTACACCGCCTTCGTGACCC GTGGAGGCGGTCAGGTGGAGCTGTCTGGCTTCACGGTCGGAGCGGCGGGCGGCTGCAGGGACGCGTGGGCGTCGGAGGAGCTCCTGGTGGTGCTGCGCACGGGGCCGGGACCCGGGGCCGGGACGGAGCTGCAGGCCTGGGCGCCCGGTTCGGCGCTGCGCGGGGAGCCCCTCTGGGCCCAGACCGTGCCTGAGGCCGAGCGGGAAGACGGACCGGGCGGCGATGAGACCCAGGCTGGGCCGCTGCCGCTGCTGCCCTGCGCTCGCGCCTACGTGAGCCCGCGGCCGCCCTTCTACCGGCCTCTGGCCCCGACACTGCGGGCGCGCCGGCTGGAGCTGGGCGCTGAGCACGCGTTGCTGCTGGACGCGGCGGGCCAGGTGTTCTCCTGGGGCGGGGGCAG GCACGGACAGCTGGGCCACGGGACTCTGGAGGCAGAGCCGGAGCCGAGGCTGCTGCAGGCGCTGCAGGGCCTAACCATGGCTGAGGTGGCCGCAGGTGGCTGGCACTCTCTGTGTGTGAGTG AGGCTGGGGATATTTATATCTGGGGCTGGAATGAATCAGGGcagctggccctgcccaccaagAGCCTGGCAGAGGATGGAAAGACAACCGCAGAAG CCTCAGGACTGAATGAAGATGGTTCTGAAGTGAAGAGAGTAGCCGGGGGTGAGGATGGAGCCCCCGCCCCCTTCATAGCTGTCCAGCCCTTCCCAGCTTTATTGGACCTCCCCCTGGGCTCAGATGCAGTCAAGGCCAGCTGTGGATCCCGGCACACAGCGGTGGTGACAA GAACGGGGGAGCTCTACACCTGGGGCTGGG GGGAAAAGCCACAAGGCCCAGTGGAGAGGATGGCAAAGCAGCTCATTTCACTTTAG